The DNA sequence GGGGCTGATCCACTTCCTGGGATCGGAGGTCCGCCCATTGCTGGCCGCCGACCAGTAGCTGCTCAGGCCTGACCCGACGACCGGTTGCGGCCGATGAAGTCGATGATCAGTTGCCAGGCGCGGTCGCAGGCATCGCTGTGCTCGGCGTACGAACGGTCGAAGAACGAGTGCGGCTGACCGTCGAAGACGACGCACTCGGCCGGCACCACCCGGCTGGCTCGGGCGGCCAGCGCCTCGGCCGCAGCCACCGGGATGCTCTGGTCCGCTCCACCCATCAGCATCAGGATCGGGCTCTGGAGCCGGTCGACCACGTCGCTGAGGCTTTCCGGCCGTCCGTAGAACCCGATGGCTCCGGCCAGCCCGGGTGTCTCGGCCGACTGCCGCCACGAGTTGCCGCCGCCGAAGCAGAAGCCGACCGTGAACACGTCGGTCGCACCCCTGGATCTCAGCAGCGCGACGGCACCGGCGACGTCGGCGGCAACGCCGGCCGGCGTCACCTTCTCCACGTGCGGGCGGAACTCGAAGGCCGCCGACCGGTCGTCGGTGGTGGCGGTCCGGCCGAAGTAGTCGATGGCCACCGTCTCGTGACCGATCTCGGCGAACCGGACAGCGAGGTGGCGGTAGTAGGGGTGCAGCCCACGGACGTCCGGCAGGATGACCACGCCTGCTCCCGAGGGTCGAGCCGGCCGCGCCTCGTGCGCCAGCACCCGGGTGCCGTCGCTCGACTGGACCTGGGTCGGCGCGTCCGAAGCCGCCGGCTGGCCGCCGGGTGGGACCGGTGGAAGGCTGTCGGGGTCGTGGCACATCGTCTGCTCCTCGGTCGTGACGTGGGTTCCGGCGACTGGCCGGTGCTCCCACTCTGACCTGTCGCGGCCCGGGCCCACAAGACCTCGCAGGTCACAGCTCCGGGGCGGGCTCAGGGTGTGCGGACCGACTCGACCAGCGCGCTGACCCGCGTCGAGGCGAACACGTCCTCGAGTCGCAGCGGGGTCCCGTCCGGCCCGGACAGCGGCACCCGCCAGTTGGGGTACTCGTCGGTGGTGCCGGGCTGGTTCTGGGTTCGCCGGTCGCCGACCGCATCCGCCAGGGACACGCACAGCAGCCGGGCCGGGCTCAGCCGCAGGTAGCGGTGCAGCGCCAGCACGGTCTCCTCGACCGAGGCGTCGGCCGGCAGCAGGCCGCGACTGTGGACCTCCGCCAGCCACGCTGCCCGCTCGGCCTCGTCCGCGGCCAGCTCGACCTCCAGGCTCGCGGCCAACCGTCCGAGTTGGTGGCGCAGCCGGATGTGGTCACCCGCCAGGTAGCCGGCGGTCGGCGGCAGGTCATGGGTGGTGACCGAGGCCAGGCAGAGCTCCCGCCATTCGTCCGCCGGCCGCGGACGGCCGAGGTCGTCCAGCTCGAACCACAGGATCGAGGTGCCGAGGATGCCGCGGCTGCGCAGGTAGTCGCGGACCGGCGGCTCCACCAGGCCGAGGTCCTCACCCACCACGACGGCCCCGGCCCGGTAGGCCTCCAGCGCCAGGATGCCGATCAGCGCCTCGTGGTCGTAGCGGACATAGGTGCCTGCCGAGGCCGGCCCGCCGGCCGGGATCCACCACAGTCGGAAGAGCCCGATGATGTGGTCCACTCGAACGCCGCCGGCGTGCCGGAGCACGGCCGCCAGCAGCTCACGGAACGGCAGGTAGCCCAGCTCCTCGAGCCGGTCCGGGCGGAACGGCGGCTGGCTCCAGTCCTGACCGACCTGGCTGTAGGCATCGGGTGGGGCACCCACCTGGACGTGCTGGGCGTACACGTGGCGGAGCCGCCAGGCGTCGGCGCCGCCCGGGTGCACGCCGACGGCCAGGTCGTGCATGATCCCCAGGGCCATCCCCGCCGCCACCGCCTTGACCTGGGCATTCTGCAGCTGTTCGTCGGTCACCCACTGCAGCCAGAGGTGGAGGTCGATCTGCTGCCGGTGCTCCTCGGCGAACCGGGCCACCTCCCGGGAGGTGATGTCCTGCAGCTCCGCGGGCCAGCTGCGGAAGTCGTTGCCGTACGTCTCGGCCAGGGCACTCCAGGTGGCGAAGTCCCGCAGGCCCTGACCCTCCCGCCGAAGGAACCCCTGGAAGTCTGCCTCCCGACCGGCGCTGCGTGGCACGGCGTGGACCAGCAGCAACGCCTCCCGCTTCGCCGTCCAGGAGGTGTTCCGGTCGATGGCGTCCAGCTCGTCCAACCGGCGCCCGGTCTCGGCCGCGATCTGCTCCACTCTGGCCCGGTCAGCCGGCGGCAGGTCGACGTACTCGGCGATCCGCTCGACCCTCAGGTAGAGCGGGTTGACGAAGCGGCGCGAGCTCGGCAGGTAGGGCGACGGCTCCATCGGCGCCACCGGCTCGGCGGCATGCAGCGGGTTCACCAGCACGAAGCCGGCGCCGAGCTCCGAGGCGGACCAGACCGACAGGTCGGTCAGGTCGGTCAGGTCCCCGACGCCCCAGGAGCCGCGCGAACGGACGCTGTAGAGCTGGGCGGCGAAGCCCCAGGTCCGACGCTCGCCCAGTCGCGGCGGCAGCCCGAGCCAGGGCGGGGTGACCGCAAGCGTGGTCGAGGCCTCCATCCCAGCCGATCGGGCGTGCAGGGTGTGGTAGCCGAGCGGCAGGTCGGCAGGGAGCTCGAAGGTCGCCTCACCGATCATCCGGTCCGCCAGCAGCCTGGGCTCGACCCACCGGTCGATCTGGGTGAGCCCGGTCCGGGTGCCGCCGTTCTCCAGGCCGACCCACAGCTCCACCTCCGCGCCGGCCGGGACGTGCACCCAGATCTCCCGGTGTTCGCCCTGCTGGACCACCAGACAGGGCGGCAGCATCCGCACCCAGCGCTGCTCGTCCCGGGTGCGCAGAGCGGCGGCCGCGGCGGCCGGGCTGGAGACGTCCACGTCCATCGCCGCCAGCACCGCAGTGATCGTCTCCTCGGCCACCTGGACGTGCGTCCCGTGAAAGTCGTAATACTCGGTGGCGACCCCGTAGGCGGCGGCGACCTCGCGCTGTTCCTGGCTCAGATCCGGCACGGGTCCATCATGCCGGACGAACGCTTACCGCCACCCGCTGCACGTGGTTGTTGGCCATCGCCTGCCGGTTCCAGCGCTGCTCCAGCGGCTGGGTGTTGCCGTCCGCATCACTCGCACGGGCGCACAGCTCGTAGCGACCCGGTCGGTCGACCGACCAGGTCCAGTGCCAGCCGCGCCAGGCGAACCGGCCGAGCGGCGGGTCCAGGTCCGCATCGCTCCACGTGCTCCCGCCGTCGACGCTGACCTCGACCCGGTCGACGGTGGCCAGCCCTGACCAGGCCCGTCCGGTCAGCCGGTGCCGGCCGACGTCCAGCACCCGGGTCCGGGTCTGGAAGTCGGGAAAGCCGGGCGGGCGGAGCAGCGCCCGCGGCTGGATCCTCGTCACCGGCCGGCCGCGGTCGTCGGGGTCGGTGCTGATCCGGTAGGCCGTCACGTTCTGGTAGCCGTCGAAGGCCCGGTCCAGCACCGTGATCCGGGTCAACCACTTCACCTGCGCCATGCCGTACCAGCCGGGCACGATCAGCCGGAGCGGGGCGCCGTGTTGCGGCGGCAGCGGCAGCCCGTTCATGGTGTGGGCCAGCAGCACCTCCGGTGAGCTCGCGGCGTCAAGCGACAGTCCCCGCTGGTAGTCCTGCTCGACGCCGCGCTCGACCCCGTGGTCGGCTCCGGTGAAGGCGACGTCGACCGCGCCCTGCCGGGGCCGGGCCTCGGCCAGCACCGCAGCCAACGGGACACCGGTCCACGCGGCCGTCCCGACCGCCTCGTCAAGCCACGGCTGGCTGATCGGTCGCGGCTGCAGCCTGGCCCGCCCGTTGCCGGCGCATTCCATCGTGACGGTGTGCGTGACATGCGCCCGATCGTGCAACTCGGCGAGGCCGAGGCTCAGCGGCTGGTGCACGTGACCGTCAACCTGCAGTCGCCAGGCCGACGGGTCGACGGTCGGGATGTCGTAGTGGACCAGTAGGTAGTGCAGGCCGTCCGGGGTCAGGTCGTGGTCGAGCATCTCCAGCGGCATCCCGCGGTTGCGGGTCGCGAGCCGCAGCTCGTCCAGGGTGATGCCCTCATCCTCGGCGGCGAGCCGCGCTCGTGGACTGACTGACTCGTCGATGCCACCCATCGTCCTCACCCCGATCCTGTAGTACCACCGTCGTCAGGCGTTGTCCATGCGGTAGAACTTGAGCGTGAACGACCCTCTGGTGCTCGGTCCCCTGCTC is a window from the Microlunatus panaciterrae genome containing:
- the malQ gene encoding 4-alpha-glucanotransferase, whose product is MPDLSQEQREVAAAYGVATEYYDFHGTHVQVAEETITAVLAAMDVDVSSPAAAAAALRTRDEQRWVRMLPPCLVVQQGEHREIWVHVPAGAEVELWVGLENGGTRTGLTQIDRWVEPRLLADRMIGEATFELPADLPLGYHTLHARSAGMEASTTLAVTPPWLGLPPRLGERRTWGFAAQLYSVRSRGSWGVGDLTDLTDLSVWSASELGAGFVLVNPLHAAEPVAPMEPSPYLPSSRRFVNPLYLRVERIAEYVDLPPADRARVEQIAAETGRRLDELDAIDRNTSWTAKREALLLVHAVPRSAGREADFQGFLRREGQGLRDFATWSALAETYGNDFRSWPAELQDITSREVARFAEEHRQQIDLHLWLQWVTDEQLQNAQVKAVAAGMALGIMHDLAVGVHPGGADAWRLRHVYAQHVQVGAPPDAYSQVGQDWSQPPFRPDRLEELGYLPFRELLAAVLRHAGGVRVDHIIGLFRLWWIPAGGPASAGTYVRYDHEALIGILALEAYRAGAVVVGEDLGLVEPPVRDYLRSRGILGTSILWFELDDLGRPRPADEWRELCLASVTTHDLPPTAGYLAGDHIRLRHQLGRLAASLEVELAADEAERAAWLAEVHSRGLLPADASVEETVLALHRYLRLSPARLLCVSLADAVGDRRTQNQPGTTDEYPNWRVPLSGPDGTPLRLEDVFASTRVSALVESVRTP
- a CDS encoding sulfite oxidase; its protein translation is MGGIDESVSPRARLAAEDEGITLDELRLATRNRGMPLEMLDHDLTPDGLHYLLVHYDIPTVDPSAWRLQVDGHVHQPLSLGLAELHDRAHVTHTVTMECAGNGRARLQPRPISQPWLDEAVGTAAWTGVPLAAVLAEARPRQGAVDVAFTGADHGVERGVEQDYQRGLSLDAASSPEVLLAHTMNGLPLPPQHGAPLRLIVPGWYGMAQVKWLTRITVLDRAFDGYQNVTAYRISTDPDDRGRPVTRIQPRALLRPPGFPDFQTRTRVLDVGRHRLTGRAWSGLATVDRVEVSVDGGSTWSDADLDPPLGRFAWRGWHWTWSVDRPGRYELCARASDADGNTQPLEQRWNRQAMANNHVQRVAVSVRPA
- a CDS encoding dienelactone hydrolase family protein, producing MCHDPDSLPPVPPGGQPAASDAPTQVQSSDGTRVLAHEARPARPSGAGVVILPDVRGLHPYYRHLAVRFAEIGHETVAIDYFGRTATTDDRSAAFEFRPHVEKVTPAGVAADVAGAVALLRSRGATDVFTVGFCFGGGNSWRQSAETPGLAGAIGFYGRPESLSDVVDRLQSPILMLMGGADQSIPVAAAEALAARASRVVPAECVVFDGQPHSFFDRSYAEHSDACDRAWQLIIDFIGRNRSSGQA